From a single Apium graveolens cultivar Ventura chromosome 2, ASM990537v1, whole genome shotgun sequence genomic region:
- the LOC141708296 gene encoding glucan endo-1,3-beta-glucosidase-like isoform X1, translating into MIKATLQDQALNQYIPNKQRKASPGEHSFIFLFISLLNEITFTNCTIMKKKLSMVDLPVVFIAIPLLIASSYISGVEGTIGVNYGTVANNLPHPVRAAHFLLESTIINRVRIYDTNPDIIKAFAHTGIAVTVNIPNNQISSLAKLNNAKEWLKTNIVPHVPATNIVRILVGNEVVSTGDKLTVDNLVPAMQAIRTALVGVSLDRLIKVSTPHSLGILSTSSPPSAGKFRQEYENQFLKPILGFLKATGSPFLINPYPFFGCSKDTLDYALFRTNSKVLDENTKLTYTNMLDAQLDAVHSALKLIHFDDIEIVIAETGWPSKGEPGQLGVDVGTAAEYNTKLMQHVTSGVGTPLMPNRTFETYIFGLFNENLKPGPTSERNFGLFQPDMSPVYDIGILRKKANLNYPSSPTPVVVGVPIVPEPNRNSGRRWCLPKPEANDENLQKNIDYVCGLGIDCRPIQEGGACFFPDTVRAHAAYAMNAYYQATGGNGYDCDFAQTAVTTISNPSYGECIY; encoded by the exons ATGATTAAAGCAACACTCCAGGATCAAGCTTTGAATCAATATATCCCCAACAAACAAAGAAAAGCATCTCCTGGAGAACACTCTTTCATCTTCCTATTTATCTCTCTTCTCAATGAAATCACATTTACCAACTGCACCATCATGAAGAAAAAACTCTCCATGGTTGATCTACCTGTAGTCTTCATTGCCATACCACTTCTTATAGCATCATCTTACATCTCAG GAGTGGAGGGAACCATTGGTGTGAATTATGGCACAGTGGCAAACAACCTTCCTCATCCTGTACGAGCGGCACACTTCCTCCTCGAATCCACCATCATCAACCGTGTTCGTATTTATGACACCAACCCTGATATTATAAAAGCCTTTGCACACACGGGTATTGCTGTCACAGTTAACATCCCAAACAACCAAATTTCATCTCTTGCCAAGCTCAATAATGCTAAAGAATGGTTAAAAACAAACATTGTACCTCATGTCCCAGCTACCAACATTGTCCGAATTCTAGTGGGTAATGAAGTAGTCTCTACTGGCGATAAGCTCACTGTTGATAATCTCGTCCCAGCTATGCAGGCCATTCGCACAGCCCTTGTTGGTGTGTCACTAGACCGTCTTATCAAAGTTTCAACACCACATTCGTTAGGCATACTTTCAACATCAAGCCCACCATCAGCCGGGAAATTTAGGCAAGAGTATGAGAACCAGTTCCTTAAGCCAATCCTTGGCTTTCTAAAAGCAACCGGCTCTCCCTTCTTGATTAATCCATATCCATTTTTTGGCTGCTCAAAAGACACCCTAGATTACGCCCTCTTTAGGACTAACTCGAAAGTGCTAGATGAGAACACAAAACTTACTTACACAAATATGCTTGATGCCCAATTGGATGCAGTCCACTCTGCATTGAAACTCATCCACTTCGATGACATAGAGATTGTCATAGCAGAAACTGGTTGGCCATCAAAGGGCGAACCTGGCCAACTTGGGGTTGATGTGGGAACTGCAGCCGAGTACAACACGAAGCTCATGCAGCATGTGACATCAGGGGTTGGCACACCACTCATGCCTAACAGAACATTTGAGACGTACATTTTCGGACTCTTCAATGAAAATCTGAAGCCTGGTCCAACTAGCGAAAGGAATTTTGGCCTTTTCCAACCAGATATGAGCCCAGTATATGACATTGGTATTTTAAGGAAAAAG GCAAATTTAAATTATCCTTCAAGCCCAACTCCTGTAGTTGTTGGAGTGCCAATAGTTCCAGAGCCGAATAGAAATAGTGGAAGACGGTGGTGCCTTCCTAAACCAGAAGCTAATGATGAGAACTTACAGAAGAACATCGATTATGTATGTGGACTGGGAATAGATTGTAGACCTATTCAAGAAGGAGGTGCATGCTTCTTTCCTGACACTGTTCGAGCTCATGCTGCCTACGCCATGAATGCATACTACCAGGCTACAGGAGGGAATGGTTACGACTGTGATTTTGCTCAAACTGCAGTCACCACCATCTCTAATCCAA GCTACGGAGAATGCATTTATTAA
- the LOC141708296 gene encoding glucan endo-1,3-beta-glucosidase-like isoform X2 yields the protein MKKKLSMVDLPVVFIAIPLLIASSYISGVEGTIGVNYGTVANNLPHPVRAAHFLLESTIINRVRIYDTNPDIIKAFAHTGIAVTVNIPNNQISSLAKLNNAKEWLKTNIVPHVPATNIVRILVGNEVVSTGDKLTVDNLVPAMQAIRTALVGVSLDRLIKVSTPHSLGILSTSSPPSAGKFRQEYENQFLKPILGFLKATGSPFLINPYPFFGCSKDTLDYALFRTNSKVLDENTKLTYTNMLDAQLDAVHSALKLIHFDDIEIVIAETGWPSKGEPGQLGVDVGTAAEYNTKLMQHVTSGVGTPLMPNRTFETYIFGLFNENLKPGPTSERNFGLFQPDMSPVYDIGILRKKANLNYPSSPTPVVVGVPIVPEPNRNSGRRWCLPKPEANDENLQKNIDYVCGLGIDCRPIQEGGACFFPDTVRAHAAYAMNAYYQATGGNGYDCDFAQTAVTTISNPSYGECIY from the exons ATGAAGAAAAAACTCTCCATGGTTGATCTACCTGTAGTCTTCATTGCCATACCACTTCTTATAGCATCATCTTACATCTCAG GAGTGGAGGGAACCATTGGTGTGAATTATGGCACAGTGGCAAACAACCTTCCTCATCCTGTACGAGCGGCACACTTCCTCCTCGAATCCACCATCATCAACCGTGTTCGTATTTATGACACCAACCCTGATATTATAAAAGCCTTTGCACACACGGGTATTGCTGTCACAGTTAACATCCCAAACAACCAAATTTCATCTCTTGCCAAGCTCAATAATGCTAAAGAATGGTTAAAAACAAACATTGTACCTCATGTCCCAGCTACCAACATTGTCCGAATTCTAGTGGGTAATGAAGTAGTCTCTACTGGCGATAAGCTCACTGTTGATAATCTCGTCCCAGCTATGCAGGCCATTCGCACAGCCCTTGTTGGTGTGTCACTAGACCGTCTTATCAAAGTTTCAACACCACATTCGTTAGGCATACTTTCAACATCAAGCCCACCATCAGCCGGGAAATTTAGGCAAGAGTATGAGAACCAGTTCCTTAAGCCAATCCTTGGCTTTCTAAAAGCAACCGGCTCTCCCTTCTTGATTAATCCATATCCATTTTTTGGCTGCTCAAAAGACACCCTAGATTACGCCCTCTTTAGGACTAACTCGAAAGTGCTAGATGAGAACACAAAACTTACTTACACAAATATGCTTGATGCCCAATTGGATGCAGTCCACTCTGCATTGAAACTCATCCACTTCGATGACATAGAGATTGTCATAGCAGAAACTGGTTGGCCATCAAAGGGCGAACCTGGCCAACTTGGGGTTGATGTGGGAACTGCAGCCGAGTACAACACGAAGCTCATGCAGCATGTGACATCAGGGGTTGGCACACCACTCATGCCTAACAGAACATTTGAGACGTACATTTTCGGACTCTTCAATGAAAATCTGAAGCCTGGTCCAACTAGCGAAAGGAATTTTGGCCTTTTCCAACCAGATATGAGCCCAGTATATGACATTGGTATTTTAAGGAAAAAG GCAAATTTAAATTATCCTTCAAGCCCAACTCCTGTAGTTGTTGGAGTGCCAATAGTTCCAGAGCCGAATAGAAATAGTGGAAGACGGTGGTGCCTTCCTAAACCAGAAGCTAATGATGAGAACTTACAGAAGAACATCGATTATGTATGTGGACTGGGAATAGATTGTAGACCTATTCAAGAAGGAGGTGCATGCTTCTTTCCTGACACTGTTCGAGCTCATGCTGCCTACGCCATGAATGCATACTACCAGGCTACAGGAGGGAATGGTTACGACTGTGATTTTGCTCAAACTGCAGTCACCACCATCTCTAATCCAA GCTACGGAGAATGCATTTATTAA